From a region of the Candidatus Dormiibacterota bacterium genome:
- the rpmF gene encoding 50S ribosomal protein L32, whose amino-acid sequence MANLKWKTPRSKTRSRRAANWKLQPVTTVQCPQCKQPKRPHFACESCGTYNGRHVVDVGDEHAGA is encoded by the coding sequence GTGGCAAATCTAAAATGGAAGACCCCGCGCAGCAAGACGCGCAGCCGCCGGGCGGCAAACTGGAAACTGCAACCGGTAACGACGGTGCAGTGCCCCCAGTGCAAGCAGCCGAAGCGTCCGCATTTCGCGTGTGAGAGCTGCGGTACGTACAACGGCCGGCACGTCGTCGACGTCGGCGACGAACACGCCGGCGCGTAA
- a CDS encoding beta-ketoacyl-ACP synthase III, producing the protein MRIAGAARYAPERIVTNEDFERWLDTSDEWITVRTGMKRRHWASENEATSDLAIAAARGALAQAGVRADEIDCFIVATATPDYLFPATACIMAAKLGAVGKAAFDLSIACSGFIYGLTVAAGLVRSGIYRRVLLVGAETLSKITNKQDRSTAILFGDGAGAVVLEASERDCFLAAELGADGTTPSTLFQEAGGSRHPVDHAAIDAGLQYIQMEGREVFKFAVTSMIGATDIALGRAGLTRHDISFLIPHQANRRIIDAAVKYLELPRERVLINIQEYGNTSSASIPMALAEAVDEGRLRDGDVVLFVGFGAGLSWGAVVWRWSAVGPQQEHA; encoded by the coding sequence GTGAGAATTGCGGGCGCCGCACGGTATGCGCCCGAGCGAATCGTCACCAACGAAGACTTCGAGCGTTGGCTCGACACATCGGACGAATGGATTACCGTTCGCACCGGCATGAAGCGGCGTCACTGGGCATCGGAGAACGAAGCGACGAGTGACCTCGCGATCGCGGCCGCGCGCGGCGCACTCGCGCAAGCAGGGGTGCGCGCCGACGAGATCGATTGCTTCATCGTCGCAACCGCCACGCCCGACTATCTCTTTCCCGCCACGGCGTGCATCATGGCTGCGAAACTCGGCGCCGTCGGGAAAGCCGCCTTTGACCTCTCGATCGCGTGCAGCGGCTTCATCTACGGGCTCACGGTCGCGGCAGGACTCGTGCGCTCGGGCATCTACCGTCGCGTGCTGCTCGTCGGAGCCGAGACGCTTTCGAAGATCACGAACAAGCAGGATCGCTCGACGGCTATTCTCTTCGGCGACGGTGCGGGCGCGGTCGTCCTGGAAGCATCGGAGCGCGACTGCTTTCTCGCGGCGGAGCTCGGTGCGGACGGAACGACGCCGTCCACCCTCTTCCAGGAAGCGGGCGGCTCGCGCCACCCCGTCGACCATGCAGCCATCGATGCCGGTCTCCAATACATTCAAATGGAAGGCCGGGAGGTCTTTAAGTTCGCCGTCACCAGCATGATTGGCGCAACCGACATCGCGCTCGGCCGCGCGGGACTCACCCGGCACGACATCAGCTTCCTGATCCCGCATCAAGCGAATCGCCGTATCATCGACGCAGCGGTAAAGTATCTCGAGCTGCCGCGCGAGCGCGTGCTCATCAACATACAGGAGTACGGGAACACGTCGTCCGCGTCCATCCCTATGGCGCTCGCCGAGGCGGTCGACGAGGGGCGCCTGCGCGACGGCGACGTGGTGCTGTTTGTCGGCTTCGGTGCCGGCCTCTCGTGGGGCGCGGTCGTCTGGCGCTGGAGCGCGGTTGGGCCACAGCAGGAGCATGCGTGA